From Mycolicibacterium nivoides, a single genomic window includes:
- a CDS encoding iron ABC transporter substrate-binding protein yields the protein MRTRWSRRVAAVLSAVAIAAGMVGCSSSGSDELLIYNAQHESLTKEWIDAFTKETGIKVTYRQGGDTELGNQLVAEGNASPADVFLTENSPAMAAVEKAGLFSDVEQQTLDQVPAQFRPSSGKWTGVAARSTVFVYNKAKLPADQLPHSIMDLQQPQWKGRWGAPPAKADFQAIVAAILELKGEPATARWLAGLKTNAVVLQDNIATLRAVNDGQVDGGIIYHYYWFRDQSKTKEISGNTALHYFKNQDPGAFVSLSGGGVLKSSKKQDQAQQFLRFVTGKAGQEVLQKGTSFEYPVASGVAANPVLPPLDTLQAPEVNPSNLDAAKVTDLMTKSGLL from the coding sequence ATGCGCACACGTTGGAGCCGCCGGGTTGCTGCTGTCCTGTCTGCCGTCGCCATCGCGGCCGGCATGGTCGGGTGCTCCAGTTCGGGGTCTGACGAACTGCTGATCTACAACGCTCAGCACGAGTCGCTCACCAAGGAGTGGATCGACGCGTTCACCAAGGAGACCGGGATCAAGGTCACCTACCGGCAGGGCGGCGACACCGAGCTCGGCAACCAGTTGGTGGCCGAGGGCAACGCCTCACCCGCCGACGTGTTCCTCACCGAGAACTCCCCGGCGATGGCCGCTGTCGAGAAGGCCGGGCTGTTCTCCGACGTCGAGCAGCAGACCCTCGATCAGGTCCCGGCCCAGTTCCGGCCGTCGTCGGGCAAGTGGACCGGCGTGGCGGCGCGCTCGACCGTCTTCGTCTACAACAAGGCCAAGCTCCCGGCCGACCAGCTGCCGCACTCGATCATGGATCTGCAGCAGCCACAATGGAAGGGCCGGTGGGGCGCCCCGCCTGCCAAGGCGGATTTCCAGGCGATCGTCGCGGCCATCCTCGAACTGAAGGGCGAGCCGGCCACCGCGCGATGGCTGGCCGGTTTGAAGACCAATGCCGTTGTGCTCCAAGACAATATCGCGACGCTGCGCGCCGTCAACGATGGCCAGGTCGACGGCGGGATCATCTACCACTACTACTGGTTCCGCGATCAGTCCAAGACCAAGGAGATCAGCGGCAACACGGCACTGCACTACTTCAAGAACCAAGATCCCGGAGCCTTCGTCAGCCTGTCCGGCGGCGGTGTCTTGAAATCCAGCAAGAAGCAGGACCAGGCCCAGCAGTTCCTCCGGTTCGTCACGGGCAAGGCCGGTCAAGAGGTGCTGCAGAAGGGCACCTCGTTCGAATATCCGGTCGCCAGTGGCGTCGCGGCCAACCCGGTACTGCCGCCGTTGGACACGTTGCAGGCTCCTGAGGTCAACCCGTCCAATCTCGATGCCGCCAAGGTCACCGACCTGATGACAAAGTCTGGCTTGCTGTAA
- a CDS encoding YraN family protein — MSSLTRAEIGALGEQLAVEHLAAQGLRTLTRNWRCRYGELDVIAEEAATNTVVFVEVKTRTGDGFGGLAEAVTAQKVRRIRRLAALWLAEQDAHFAALRIDVIGVRVGRRREPELTHLKGVG, encoded by the coding sequence ATGAGTTCTCTGACACGAGCCGAGATCGGCGCACTGGGTGAACAGTTGGCCGTCGAACATCTGGCGGCACAGGGATTGCGCACATTGACCCGCAACTGGCGGTGTCGTTACGGCGAGCTCGACGTGATCGCCGAAGAGGCCGCCACGAACACGGTGGTCTTCGTCGAGGTGAAGACCCGCACCGGGGACGGTTTCGGCGGGCTTGCCGAGGCGGTGACTGCGCAGAAGGTGCGCCGTATCCGCAGGCTGGCGGCACTGTGGCTGGCCGAGCAGGATGCCCACTTCGCCGCACTGCGTATCGATGTGATCGGGGTCCGCGTCGGCCGCCGCCGAGAACCCGAGCTGACGCACCTCAAGGGGGTGGGCTGA
- a CDS encoding oxygenase MpaB family protein, with protein MSDLQPMADYGFFGPDSVTWKVWGHATTPIIGLQRAVVVEELDPALIAAVDTTGANYDRPRTRYDRTVRYFAMVAFADTESVLKTADILVKVHSKAIGTEPLSGNKYDANDPQSQLWILLTGWHSVLKAYELYGGGKLTAEEEARYWQDCARAAEFQTCDPADVPRTREGINGYFEQMRPHLAVSEAARAMMDHLLNAKVVLPPAPRAAKPAVEILNWFLRAGTIATMPRWMRRLSGFDQPRAVDLVVRPVLKLGFGLVNRVPRLKLLVAKIISPSVVPIAGPCIMGIPPRSTEVLSPEEGRKRYGYVKPADAHKELRARQHERVFGRGQLPSDEGLIESQSYLGSLA; from the coding sequence ATGTCTGATCTCCAGCCGATGGCTGACTACGGGTTCTTCGGGCCGGATTCGGTGACCTGGAAGGTGTGGGGCCATGCCACCACGCCGATCATCGGACTGCAGCGCGCCGTGGTGGTCGAGGAACTCGATCCCGCCCTGATCGCCGCGGTCGACACCACCGGCGCCAATTACGACCGGCCCCGCACCCGTTACGACCGGACCGTGCGTTACTTCGCCATGGTCGCTTTCGCCGACACCGAATCGGTGCTCAAGACCGCCGATATTCTGGTGAAAGTCCACTCGAAAGCCATTGGTACCGAACCCCTGAGCGGCAACAAGTACGACGCCAACGACCCCCAGTCGCAGCTGTGGATCCTGCTCACCGGCTGGCACTCGGTGCTCAAGGCCTACGAGCTGTACGGCGGCGGCAAGCTGACGGCCGAGGAGGAGGCCCGCTACTGGCAGGACTGCGCCCGCGCCGCCGAGTTCCAGACCTGCGATCCGGCCGACGTCCCGCGGACCCGTGAGGGCATCAACGGGTACTTCGAGCAGATGCGGCCACACCTCGCCGTCAGCGAGGCCGCCCGCGCGATGATGGACCACCTGCTCAACGCCAAGGTGGTGCTGCCGCCCGCGCCGCGTGCTGCGAAGCCGGCCGTCGAGATTCTCAACTGGTTCCTCCGTGCGGGCACCATCGCCACCATGCCGCGGTGGATGCGCCGACTCAGTGGATTCGATCAGCCGCGCGCGGTCGACCTGGTCGTGCGGCCGGTGCTCAAGCTCGGCTTCGGTTTGGTCAACCGCGTACCGCGGCTGAAGCTGTTGGTGGCCAAGATCATTTCGCCGTCCGTGGTGCCGATCGCTGGTCCTTGCATCATGGGCATACCGCCGCGGTCGACCGAGGTGCTCAGCCCCGAAGAAGGGCGCAAGCGCTACGGCTACGTCAAGCCCGCCGATGCGCACAAGGAGTTGCGGGCTCGCCAGCACGAGCGGGTGTTCGGACGGGGACAACTGCCCAGCGACGAAGGCCTCATCGAATCTCAGTCCTACCTAGGGAGTTTGGCGTGA
- a CDS encoding lactate 2-monooxygenase: MAYGDYQLEIYLQGLSGVLPTMPMDYAGLEAKAQAAMPASIWSYVAGGAGDERTQQVNRTAFDRWGLMPRMLNAHRDRDLSVDLFGLTLPSPLFMAPIGVLGICGQDGHGDLAGARAAARTGVPMVLSTLTEDPLEDVAAEFGDTPGFFQLYTPTDKDLAASLVQRAEKAGFKGIVVTLDTWVPGWRPRDLATSNFPQLRGKCLANYTSDPVFRAGLQQPPEENPQATVLRWVSLFGNPLTWDDLPWLRSLTKLPLILKGICHPDDVRRAKDGGVDGIYCSNHGGRQANGGIPAIDCLPGVVEAADGLPVLFDSGIRNGADIVKALALGATAVGVGRPYAYGLALGGADGIVHVLRSLLAEADLIMGVDGYPTLADLTPEALRRVD; encoded by the coding sequence ATGGCCTATGGCGACTATCAACTCGAGATCTACCTGCAGGGGCTGTCCGGCGTGCTGCCGACCATGCCGATGGACTACGCGGGACTGGAGGCCAAGGCCCAGGCGGCCATGCCGGCCTCGATCTGGTCTTACGTGGCAGGCGGGGCCGGCGACGAGCGCACCCAGCAGGTCAACCGCACCGCGTTCGACCGGTGGGGCCTGATGCCGCGCATGCTCAACGCCCACCGGGACCGCGATCTGTCCGTAGACCTGTTCGGGCTCACTCTGCCGTCGCCGTTGTTCATGGCCCCCATCGGCGTGCTGGGGATCTGCGGGCAGGACGGTCACGGTGACCTGGCCGGTGCCCGTGCCGCCGCTCGCACCGGGGTACCGATGGTGCTGTCCACGCTCACCGAGGACCCGCTCGAAGACGTCGCTGCCGAATTCGGTGACACCCCAGGCTTTTTCCAGCTGTACACACCGACCGACAAGGATCTGGCCGCCAGCCTGGTACAGCGCGCCGAGAAGGCCGGATTCAAGGGCATCGTCGTCACGCTCGACACCTGGGTGCCGGGCTGGCGGCCGCGGGACCTGGCCACCTCGAACTTCCCGCAATTGCGCGGCAAGTGCCTGGCCAACTACACCAGCGATCCGGTGTTCCGTGCCGGTCTGCAGCAACCGCCCGAGGAGAACCCGCAGGCCACCGTGCTGCGCTGGGTCAGCCTGTTCGGCAATCCGCTCACCTGGGACGACCTGCCGTGGCTGCGGTCACTGACCAAGCTGCCGCTGATCCTCAAGGGCATCTGCCATCCCGATGACGTCCGGCGGGCCAAGGACGGTGGCGTCGACGGCATCTACTGCTCCAATCATGGTGGGCGCCAAGCCAATGGCGGCATTCCCGCGATCGACTGCCTGCCCGGGGTGGTCGAGGCCGCCGACGGGCTGCCGGTGTTGTTCGACTCGGGCATCCGCAACGGTGCCGACATCGTCAAGGCGCTCGCACTGGGTGCAACCGCGGTCGGCGTGGGCCGCCCCTATGCGTACGGGCTGGCGCTGGGCGGCGCCGACGGCATCGTGCACGTGCTGCGGTCGCTACTCGCCGAGGCCGACCTGATCATGGGTGTCGACGGGTATCCGACGCTGGCCGATCTCACGCCCGAGGCGCTGCGGCGGGTCGACTGA
- the dprA gene encoding DNA-processing protein DprA, whose protein sequence is MTDEMRRAWAYLSRVAEPPCPQLTALVTQVGPIEAAGRVKAGQVEAEVLRRIEARREFDCAAEDLDILDRMGGRLITPDDDEWPLLRFRAFRGDEVQKRRNGHPPLVLWAVGPVRLDEAAERAAAIVGTRAATAYGEHVAAELAAGLAERDVTVVSGGAYGVDGAAHRAVLACEGVTVAIVAGGIDNPYPAGHSALFHRIRQDCLLVSEYPPGMAPGRLRFLTRNRLVAALSGATVVVEAGLRSGAASTASWAKALGRPVCAVPGPVTSAASAGCHALLRHGAVLVDRAEQIVELVGRMGELAPEAPHPSAPLDGLAPVEKQVYDALPARGAHTVDEIAMLAALPPHQVLGPLTMLEFAGLVESVDGCWRIMRRRRVHPATPGSAGEKQVSA, encoded by the coding sequence ATGACCGACGAAATGCGGCGCGCATGGGCGTATCTGTCGCGGGTGGCCGAACCGCCGTGCCCGCAGTTGACGGCCTTGGTCACGCAAGTCGGTCCGATCGAGGCGGCCGGCCGGGTCAAAGCCGGTCAGGTCGAGGCCGAGGTGTTGCGCCGAATCGAGGCGCGCCGGGAATTCGATTGTGCGGCAGAAGACCTGGATATCCTCGACAGAATGGGTGGGCGGCTGATCACGCCCGATGACGACGAGTGGCCGCTGCTGCGATTCCGGGCCTTTCGCGGGGATGAGGTGCAAAAGCGTCGGAATGGTCACCCTCCGTTGGTGTTGTGGGCGGTCGGGCCCGTGCGCCTCGACGAGGCGGCAGAGCGGGCCGCGGCGATCGTCGGCACCCGTGCGGCCACCGCTTACGGCGAGCATGTCGCCGCCGAGTTGGCCGCCGGCTTGGCCGAGCGGGATGTCACGGTGGTGTCCGGCGGGGCCTATGGCGTCGATGGGGCAGCCCACCGCGCAGTGTTGGCATGTGAGGGGGTGACGGTCGCGATTGTGGCCGGTGGCATCGACAACCCGTACCCGGCCGGGCACAGCGCGCTGTTCCACCGGATCCGCCAGGACTGTCTGTTGGTCAGCGAGTACCCGCCCGGGATGGCGCCGGGCCGGTTGCGGTTCCTCACCCGCAACCGGTTGGTGGCCGCCCTTTCCGGGGCGACCGTGGTGGTGGAGGCCGGGTTGCGTAGCGGCGCCGCCAGCACTGCGTCCTGGGCCAAGGCGTTGGGCCGTCCGGTGTGTGCCGTTCCGGGTCCGGTGACCTCGGCTGCATCGGCGGGCTGCCATGCGCTGCTGCGGCACGGCGCTGTCCTGGTCGACCGTGCCGAGCAGATCGTCGAACTCGTCGGTCGCATGGGCGAACTGGCACCGGAAGCGCCCCATCCCTCTGCGCCGCTCGATGGGCTCGCGCCAGTTGAGAAACAGGTCTATGACGCGCTGCCGGCGCGCGGTGCTCACACCGTGGACGAGATCGCGATGCTCGCCGCGCTGCCTCCGCACCAGGTGCTGGGGCCGTTGACGATGTTGGAGTTCGCCGGGCTGGTCGAAAGCGTCGACGGATGCTGGCGGATCATGCGTCGGCGACGGGTCCACCCGGCAACTCCCGGGTCGGCAGGGGAGAAGCAGGTATCCGCGTGA
- a CDS encoding TetR/AcrR family transcriptional regulator, with protein MSVETVRERAAHLGPERRRPQVLDAALAIAVTEGIAAVTIGAVAQRLKVTRPVVYSCFPDRVELLRALLERELALLVQGAIDALPYGRADADETVFVEGFQALLETVAGRPDSWRLVMSADPDPAVAKHFRSGRALMVGKVSRRLAPTLERWGTTDADKKLPVLVEQFVSTCEGAVRTLLHDDGKDWTPTTLGEFIGSATYRAFRTA; from the coding sequence ATGAGTGTAGAAACCGTCCGCGAGCGGGCCGCCCACCTGGGCCCCGAGCGGCGGCGTCCGCAGGTGCTGGATGCGGCTCTGGCCATTGCGGTGACCGAGGGGATCGCCGCAGTCACGATCGGCGCGGTGGCTCAGCGGCTCAAGGTCACCCGCCCGGTGGTGTATTCATGTTTTCCCGACCGGGTGGAATTGCTGAGGGCCTTGCTCGAGCGGGAGCTGGCGCTGCTGGTCCAGGGGGCGATCGATGCGCTGCCGTACGGCCGCGCGGACGCCGACGAGACCGTCTTCGTCGAGGGCTTCCAGGCGCTGCTTGAGACGGTCGCCGGCCGGCCCGATTCCTGGCGGCTCGTGATGAGCGCCGACCCGGATCCGGCCGTGGCCAAACACTTCCGCAGCGGTCGCGCGCTGATGGTCGGCAAGGTCTCCCGGCGGCTGGCGCCCACGCTGGAACGTTGGGGCACCACCGACGCCGACAAGAAGCTGCCGGTGTTGGTCGAGCAGTTCGTGTCCACCTGTGAAGGCGCGGTGCGGACCTTGTTGCATGACGACGGAAAAGACTGGACCCCGACCACATTGGGTGAATTCATCGGATCGGCCACCTACCGGGCGTTTCGCACCGCCTGA
- a CDS encoding siderophore-interacting protein has translation MAGRPMHTFQVVHREQLTPHMVRLVLGGSVEGTGFDTFSPNDFSDAYVKLAIVPAVVDVSALPKPLTLDSFQELPTELRPTVRTYTVRKFDKERREITIDFVVHGEQGVAAPWAAAAVPGQPAYLMGPSGAYTPDPAADWHLLAGDEAALPAIGAALEALPADATGKVFIEVAGDEDEIELAAPAGVEVNWIHRGGRADLVGEDKAGDNAPLIAAVKEAAWLPGQVQVFIHGEAQAVMHNLRPYIRKERGVPAKWAGSISGYWRRGRTEETFRQWKAELAKAEADTAG, from the coding sequence ATGGCAGGACGACCAATGCACACATTCCAGGTGGTGCATCGCGAGCAGCTGACCCCCCACATGGTCAGGTTGGTACTGGGTGGATCGGTTGAAGGGACGGGTTTCGACACTTTCTCGCCCAACGACTTCAGCGACGCTTACGTCAAACTCGCCATCGTCCCTGCTGTTGTCGATGTGTCAGCGCTGCCGAAACCCTTGACGCTGGACAGCTTTCAGGAGCTGCCCACCGAACTGCGCCCCACGGTGCGGACCTACACCGTGCGTAAGTTCGACAAGGAGCGCCGCGAGATCACCATCGACTTCGTCGTGCACGGTGAGCAAGGCGTGGCCGCACCCTGGGCTGCGGCAGCGGTGCCGGGCCAGCCCGCCTACCTGATGGGGCCCAGTGGGGCCTACACCCCGGACCCGGCCGCCGACTGGCACCTGCTGGCCGGTGACGAGGCCGCTCTGCCGGCCATCGGTGCGGCCCTGGAGGCCTTGCCCGCGGATGCGACCGGCAAGGTCTTCATCGAGGTCGCCGGCGATGAGGACGAGATCGAGCTCGCCGCTCCGGCCGGGGTCGAGGTCAACTGGATTCACCGCGGTGGGCGGGCCGACCTGGTCGGCGAGGACAAGGCCGGAGACAACGCGCCGTTGATCGCGGCGGTCAAGGAGGCAGCCTGGCTGCCGGGTCAGGTTCAGGTGTTCATCCACGGCGAGGCTCAGGCCGTCATGCACAACCTGCGCCCCTACATCCGCAAGGAGCGCGGCGTCCCGGCGAAATGGGCCGGGTCGATCTCGGGGTACTGGCGCCGCGGCCGTACCGAGGAGACTTTCCGGCAGTGGAAGGCCGAGCTGGCGAAAGCGGAGGCCGACACCGCGGGCTGA
- a CDS encoding WHG domain-containing protein, translating to MDFIHRPGKVPIEALRKDGSAGESPVERVCHTRRILNHFIDKTGLFTAVATEGFRRMAAAIGPVAEGELGFLPGGAEYVRFTLENRGFYEILFQPYLCHQSDLIGTHSPETVTDADLASRVSAGWSMSHGLAPLQATDNLADRPARDILHGRAAAGLAPEEPRLNNDPRSRDFGRSANPAVSGVAPAHPGSVLR from the coding sequence GTGGACTTCATCCACAGGCCAGGGAAGGTCCCGATTGAGGCCCTTCGGAAGGATGGCAGCGCCGGCGAATCGCCCGTCGAGCGGGTGTGTCACACGCGGCGCATTCTCAATCACTTCATCGACAAGACCGGTCTGTTCACGGCCGTCGCCACGGAGGGATTCAGGCGAATGGCGGCGGCAATCGGCCCGGTCGCGGAAGGAGAACTCGGGTTCCTACCGGGCGGTGCGGAGTACGTGAGATTCACGCTCGAAAACCGTGGGTTCTACGAGATCTTGTTCCAGCCATACCTCTGCCACCAGAGCGACCTGATCGGTACACACAGCCCCGAGACCGTCACCGACGCTGACCTGGCGAGCCGCGTCAGCGCGGGCTGGTCCATGTCGCACGGCCTGGCCCCCCTGCAGGCGACAGACAACCTCGCCGATCGGCCCGCCCGGGACATCCTCCACGGGCGTGCGGCTGCTGGCCTCGCTCCTGAAGAACCGCGACTGAACAACGATCCGCGCAGCCGCGATTTCGGCCGCTCCGCGAATCCCGCTGTCTCCGGCGTCGCGCCCGCCCACCCCGGTAGTGTCCTTAGGTGA
- a CDS encoding YifB family Mg chelatase-like AAA ATPase produces MGLGRAYSVAVRGVDGVIVEIEADITSGLPSVNLVGLPDTALQESRDRVRAAITNCGNTWPMSRLTLALSPATLRKVGSVYDLALAASVLSAHTKTAWARLEKSVLLGELALDGRVRPVHGVLPAVLAAKQEGWPTVVVPVDNLAEASLIDGIEVCGVRTLRQLQAWLDGKGDLQARVAATERAPEPMADLADVVGQAQARYAVEVAAAGAHHLMLTGPPGIGKTMLAQRLPGLLPPLSSAESLEVTAVHSVAGLLAGDTPLITRPPFVAPHHTSSVAALVGGGSGFARPGAVSRAHRGVLFLDEFPEMGSSALEALRTPLEDGEIRLARRDGVACYPARFQLVLAANPCPCAPPNSADCVCSAQAKLRYRGKLSGPLVDRVDLRVELYPVSAGAFTPQSGESSAVVRERVAAARLAAQERWKPYGIGTNAEVSGPLLRREFRLPKAAMEPLRSVLDRGVISMRGADRCLRVAWTLADLGGRTIPAHEDVAAALSFRQAGGVS; encoded by the coding sequence ATGGGTTTGGGTAGAGCCTATTCGGTGGCCGTGCGCGGGGTGGACGGCGTGATCGTGGAGATCGAGGCGGACATCACCTCGGGGCTGCCCAGCGTGAACCTGGTGGGGCTGCCCGACACCGCCCTGCAGGAATCCCGGGATCGGGTGCGCGCGGCCATCACCAATTGCGGCAACACGTGGCCGATGTCGCGCCTGACGTTGGCGTTGTCCCCGGCCACGCTGCGCAAGGTCGGTTCGGTCTACGACTTGGCACTGGCGGCGTCGGTGCTCTCGGCGCACACCAAGACGGCCTGGGCGCGATTGGAAAAGTCGGTGCTGCTCGGTGAACTCGCTCTCGACGGCCGGGTCCGTCCGGTGCACGGCGTGTTGCCCGCCGTGCTGGCCGCCAAGCAGGAGGGCTGGCCCACGGTCGTGGTGCCGGTGGACAACCTGGCCGAGGCCAGCCTGATCGACGGGATCGAGGTGTGCGGTGTGCGGACCCTGCGGCAATTGCAGGCCTGGCTTGATGGCAAGGGGGATCTGCAGGCCCGGGTCGCCGCGACGGAGCGGGCACCGGAGCCGATGGCAGACCTGGCCGACGTGGTTGGACAGGCCCAGGCCCGCTATGCCGTCGAGGTGGCGGCCGCGGGTGCCCATCACCTGATGTTGACGGGGCCGCCAGGTATCGGGAAAACGATGTTGGCACAACGGCTTCCGGGGCTGTTGCCGCCGTTGTCGTCGGCTGAGTCGCTTGAGGTGACAGCGGTACATTCCGTGGCGGGATTGTTGGCGGGGGATACACCGTTGATCACCCGACCGCCGTTTGTGGCTCCGCACCACACCTCGAGCGTGGCCGCGCTGGTCGGTGGTGGAAGCGGGTTCGCGCGCCCCGGGGCGGTCAGCCGGGCGCATCGGGGTGTGTTGTTTCTCGACGAGTTCCCCGAAATGGGATCAAGTGCCCTGGAAGCGCTGCGAACTCCATTGGAGGACGGCGAGATCCGGTTGGCTCGCCGTGACGGTGTGGCGTGTTATCCGGCCCGGTTCCAACTGGTCCTGGCGGCGAATCCCTGCCCGTGCGCGCCGCCGAATTCGGCCGACTGCGTCTGTTCGGCCCAAGCCAAGCTCCGGTACCGGGGCAAGCTGTCGGGGCCACTGGTGGATCGTGTCGACTTGCGGGTGGAGCTGTACCCGGTCAGCGCCGGGGCATTCACACCGCAGTCGGGCGAAAGCAGTGCAGTGGTGCGTGAGCGGGTCGCCGCAGCCCGCCTCGCCGCCCAGGAGCGGTGGAAACCCTATGGGATCGGCACGAACGCCGAGGTCAGCGGCCCGCTGCTGCGTCGCGAATTCCGATTGCCCAAAGCCGCGATGGAGCCGCTGCGGTCAGTGCTCGACCGTGGGGTGATCAGCATGCGCGGTGCCGACCGGTGTTTGAGGGTCGCCTGGACCCTGGCGGATCTGGGTGGACGGACCATTCCCGCCCATGAGGACGTCGCCGCCGCACTGAGCTTCCGGCAAGCCGGGGGTGTGTCATGA